The window ctctatagcacatgtatctgtgtagtgcccagcgcaatggacgtgatggagtccgacgtgtctgacagcagcatctccagtcaattataccgggaaaacgagcccacgcggtaaggaactgataacgatactctaaagacatgctttgtctacatggtcggtggatataaaaacatgatttgggcctaatctatgcactgtagtttttctactcgagtgtctcgaccgatgcaatgcatgaactgcaactttgttgtcatttgaccagcgcacgtgcgcttgtttacaatttcatttcacgtgacctgctatcgtggattggatatatcacattgacttatgagacctgcgactcaactacgaaactccttgggttggtaggtcggaaggtcggtcggtcagtcggtcggtcggtcggtcggtcggtcggcgtttttccggttaccctttTGTGTTGGTACTCTTATCACCTGGCTTCACACTATTATTTTGTCAATTCAATCATTCACAAAATCCATCAACATCTCTAAAACCTACCAACTCCTTAATAGTAGGATTATATATTCTTGATATTTAGATACTCATTGTATCACTTAATCAATTATTTCATCATTCTAGCGAAAGACATCAATGAACTAAGCAAATACAAAAGTATATTGATACATTCGTCTGCAAATCGCCAAGTTCTATTTTTAGAACTAACAGGACGGAAATTGCGCACTCGTCTCTGCGCAGGTAGCCGTATTCGACCTTGAGCCGTATTTCtcaaaaaaatcttgaaaatgagaGCCTCCAGCAGGCAGATTGTTGCTTCGATTCAGGTAATTTTTACTTAGAAATGATAAGTTTAATGTAACCTACGTTTTTAATGCCTTGTTGACGAAAATTCGTCTTTACGTTTGAAGAAATAATGCAGTGAAAGTTGGTCACCGGTTTGATAACTATCCGTGCAGTGTATtttcctgtacattttacagttaCTAAATTTCGCCAGACCCAAAATCCCTTCCCCAAAATGTTCATTTTATCTTGTTGTGCACTGCAGGTCGATGGCAGTGATGATGTTTAATAAGTTGACTTTGTGGGCATTGCCATTGTTTATGTATGGCGTTCGTGTATGGTGTATGCAGTCCGTCCTCAGACTTGGTCGGTGTGTGCCGCAGACACCGATGATGCCGTGCCCGCGTCACGACTCACGTGTTTGGGTTGGCATTCTGTTGGATGGAAGGATTAAGTGATGTTGACAGCCTTGATAAAGGCGAAGGAATGTCGCCTTTATCAAGGCTGTCAACATCACTTAGTCTTTTTATGAGTCTGTTGTGGCAACATATTGCATGTGATATGTCATTGTGTTTGCGAGTGACAATAAAGCCAATTTACTATAATAGGCATGGATTCTTGTCACATCTCAATTATGACAATATAAGTATTTGTCTTTCATGTCAGTCAGTGTCATCATCATTGCTATGTATCACCATCATGTTATTTGTTGACATTGTTGAATAGTATGGAATATCTATATAATTGTCTTCATTTCAGCGCCGGCTTTATGCCTCTCAAGCAGCCCAATCTCAGACAGAACATGCCCCACTTACCAAGCAAAGTCCCAAGGTATGTTTTGCAACACATGTGTTTTTGTAATTGATGTGAAGAGAACTAACTAGGCAAGGGGACAGGTAGGCCTGGCCAACTGCAGTTGGATGCCTTATGTTGTTAACTCAGTTGTCTTGTAGTAGTACCCATTTTGGAAGTCGGTAACTTTGATTGAAATATTTAGAATGTCTATTTAAATCACTCAGTAATTATATCAAAATAGAGAGTTTATGTGCCAGTAGATGGGCAGTTACCTGGACAAAATTCAGGATTTCTTTGCAGAGGAAACCCTGTCATTACCATACCACATGAAAAGTTAAATTCCTCTCTTTTCCAGGTCACCCGCTTGCCCAACGGTGTGACTGTGGCCTCTGTTGAGAACTACTCGCCTGTCACAAAACTAGCAGTTGTTTTCAAGGCTGGGGCTCGGTATGAGACTGGAAGCAACCTTGGAATAACGCATTGCCTTCGTAATGCTAGCAGTCTGGTAGGTGGGGCCTAAAGTGACTCTTTTAAATTGTCATTTCACCCAATCAGCGACGTTATAACCTACTTTTCACCGCCCACGAAATGTACCACCTTTAGAAGTAGTACATTTAGGAGATTGGAAGACTTGTCGTCATTGTTTAAAAAGTTGTAAGTAGTTCCAGACACATTCACAGTAGGCCACCTCACATTTTCTTTGTCAAAGATGTCTAGCAAACAGAGTGTAAATTACCTGTTCTTATTTATTACCCTCCTTCATGTTTCAGTCTAATAATAAGTGCACTGGCTTTGGACTCACTAGGAGCATCAATCAGATTGGAGGAAGCCTGGAGTAAGTATCCATTCAGTCTCTTTctttaaatttgtcatttttcatAGGGTGTGTTACCCCAACCACTCCCAGctctggtttcattcactcacTCACTCTTGAAACTGTGTCAATTGTGCCACCACATCCCTCCAGGTCCTTAGCCGTCTGTTGCCACACCTCTCTTGCCACTGCAGGCTGAGGTCTATCTGCATCACAGGCTACATCTAACAACACCAATCCAGCGCTGTGGCATAGTTCCCTTCTGCGTTATTTGCCAATTCGTTCTCTTGCTTAAGATTCACTGCTGTTATTCAAAGATTCATCCTGGACTCATTCCAACACCTCCAAGCACTTGTTAACTTAGTTCAAATTGATTCTTCAATTTTGTTCAGAAAGTTAATTGTTTGAATAAACCTGATTGTTTGAATAACTATCCTTTATGTTTATTTGCAGCTGTACTACTACAAGAGAGCATATGATATACACGACAGAATGCTCACGAGACCATGTGTAAGTAGTGCAGATCATTTGACATTCTTTGGCATGTTTTTGGCTGCATAAATCAGGAGTCATCAGTATCATTACATTAAAAGCTTCTTGTCCGTAGTGTGTCAAATGGAAAACCAGCCACCTGATTTGCTTATGCCTATTATTTTCTCTTGACATCCAGACTTTTGGTTTGAAGGACAGATGTAATAGTACTGTCAAATCGATCGCCAAAACATCTAGTGATGGTGCATGATTTCGAATGCATGGTTCTGTTAAATTATGTTGTAGGACGTCCCAAAAGTTTAACAATTTTAAAATCTTTCTGCAACACCTGGGGAGATATCCTTTTGACCATTATTTCATCTCCTTCCAGCGATACTGCAGCGGAGTACCTCTCTTACGTCAGCTGCAATGTTGGCTTGAAGCCGTGGGAATTGAAAGATATGCAGCCACGTTTGAACGTTGATCTGGCCGTGTTAGCAGAACAGCCCGAGTCGCACTTGATTGAGTTACTTCACGAATCGGCCTTCAGGGATACCCTGGGGAGAAGCCTGTATGCCCCTGAATTCATGGTCGGACATTATGATGTGGACCAGGTAAGTTGTTGAAATCGACTGCCATGAATGCAGTTTAATTTGTAGTTAGTCCATTAGGAACATGTCATGTCGGCTCCTTGGTTCTTGACCCAGTGTTGGCTGAACTATTTATCTATGTATAGTTGTACCCTCTGTTGGGTAGAGAATGAGGTAGATATTCCATGACATTATTCTAATGGTTTGATTGGGCTACCTCCTGTCATAAGTCCATTGTGCCCATGAAAAAGTCTTGTCAATCTGTGATCATTCTGAACATGTTGCATATTCTCTACACCTTCCCTTTCCAGATTGCAGATTATGTAAATAATCATTACACCGCCGGACGTATGGCCCTTGTTGGTATTGGTATCGAACATGATGACCTTCTTCATTACGCCAAACACTTCAACCCCACTAGCGGCCCAGGAGTACCGACAGCACCAGCTAAGTTCTCTGGAGGTACGTTTTCAGTTTGAGTCGTGGGGAGTTTAGTAAGACTAGCAGCTGGTGTAATCAGCTAAATTTGTAGATGCCCTAGCTGCAGGATTTGAGAGTGGTCAGTGTTTCCAACTGTAATGAAGTTGGTAACTAAGGTAAATTTCACTGTGATCAGCAATTTAACGATTGCTTGTttgtgaatgaaaccagtaaaCGCTTGGTTGATATCGATTACTGGTCAACAGCCGTCATCGATTCTTTGTCCCAGGTACCTGTGATGACCACCTCAGTTGGAGATGTTTATTGCATATGATCATGATTGCAGATCGCAGGGttgaaaattgcttgtttggaGGTTGCTAAAGCCAACGATGTAAAGAAATCATGATTTGGTTCAAATCGTAAAAACGTCTTCTTTCTACATGTTCTAGGTAACAAAAGGGTTGAGACAGGTGGCCCAGTCACCTTAGCAGCTATTGCAACAGAGGCGCCCTCCCTGAACAGTAAAGACCTGCTGGCATTGGGAGTTGTCCAGCATCTGATGGGCACTGGTCCATACGTCAAGTACAGTTCTGGTGCATCGTCAAATAAGATCGTCGCGGCTGCTTCTCAGGCAACGAACAGCCCATTTGCTGTAAGTAATCAGTGTAATATTACATGTAATGGGTGCTGAAATGAAGTGCTTTTCACAGATCAATTGTCAGTATCAAGCACTTTACAACAAGTGTCAGCACTTTTGCTCGTGTAGTTGTGATTGCTGTTGTCAGCATGAAATGATTGGCTAAAGGCATGAGAATTGTAATGTTGAAGTGTTTCAGCTTTTCAGGATAACAATTGCACTTATCGCTCCCCTAAGTTTCATTCACTGCAAATATCAAAGAGtgctatactacatgtataagagtGGAGTTTTAAAATAGATTTTCTCATAATCGTTGGCTGATTCTGCTCTTATGGTTTCCtgtttctttaaaataaatacTTTTTAAACGCATTTTGATTTAACTTTTTATTGTGTATTTCAGGCATCTTGCTTCAGTGCCAGTTACAGTGACTCTGGTCTATTCGGATTCACAGTTGCTGGGCAACCACAAGACATGGACAAGGTTCGTATTAATTGCATGTTGGCCAGTAATTATGCAATGGGGGTGTAAATAGTTTTTAAGAAAGAGACACACCAGTGTGTTTGTAGAAATTGGTTCTAGTTGACCCAAGAATAAAACATACTTTGCCGCGGACTGCCATGTGCACTTCCAAATCCTGTCTACATTTACATGGCCCTACATGAAAGATGATTGGCTAAAGTGCATGCATGTAGTTTACTAAAAATGCCACCGAAAGAAGAAAGAGAATGACATGGGTTTTGGGTTTTGACCATGTTCATCGTCGCCACgaatttcatttgaaaagtGCAGGCTGTTTGTTGAGTTGATGTCATGTTAATCTTTTCCAGGTCCTAAAAGCTGCTGTTAAGCAATTTGGACAAATCACAAAGGGAAATATCGACGAGAAGGACATTGTGAGAGCCAAGTAagtattgtaaataaatagacTTTTAGCATGCTTTTGCCATTAGTCTGGTTTGCAAATTTATGGTCAATCGTATGTACCAGTGGGTGGAAACCAGAACGCTGAACATTCTTGTGCTATCAAGTGCATGATGCTCACTCTTATCACTCAAACAACTGGTataactagtacatgtacatgttagcCTGCCTTCGAATTTGATTTCAGTTGACAGAGGGCAGTCTGACGAACAGTTGAAATCACCACCTCCATTTTGCCAAGAATATTGGTTATTGGGTTCTTGCACATGTATGTCTTTAACTTTTTTGTAGGAGACTTGTACTAAACTTGCGATATTCAAATCATCCTCGAACTTCATTCTCCTTGTTTTCTTCAGGCAACAGTTGAAGAGTGCCCTCGCGATGAGCCTGGAATCATCAGACGTATGCCTGCAAGACTTGGCCCTCCAAGCTATCAACCTGGGAGAGGTCCAGTCTCTTGAAGCTCTCTCAAAGGCTATTGATGCTGTGTCAGCTAATGATGTACTAACAGTAAGCACAACTTGACCTGGACATTTTCTGTTGATTTTCTTCTGCCTTGTAGACGAGTAAATTCAGTTCTTTGCAATATGTTGGTAATGAGTGCTTCCAGTGTAGAGGAGTAGTTTTGACTACTGTTGGAATTGGccccatacatgtatgttgtaccACCACTTCCATGACACATTAACTATCTAACAATAGGAATTAAAAGTCTGGAGCAGAGTGACAGACTTTGCAAAGGCCACTGTGTACCATTGacttcaaaggaatttcacTGATACCTGCTCCTTGCTCAGTGCATTGGCAAAGAGGCTttggctgtacatgtacatgtacatcatgaatGTTTTGCCCAGATGAGGATCTGTCTTTCTAATAACTGATGATTTCTAATCTTTTTGTCTTTGACTTGCAGGTGGCAAAGAAAGTGATCACTGGAAAACCTAC is drawn from Lineus longissimus chromosome 1, tnLinLong1.2, whole genome shotgun sequence and contains these coding sequences:
- the LOC135486877 gene encoding cytochrome b-c1 complex subunit 2, mitochondrial-like — translated: MRASSRQIVASIQRRLYASQAAQSQTEHAPLTKQSPKVTRLPNGVTVASVENYSPVTKLAVVFKAGARYETGSNLGITHCLRNASSLSNNKCTGFGLTRSINQIGGSLDCTTTREHMIYTTECSRDHVDTAAEYLSYVSCNVGLKPWELKDMQPRLNVDLAVLAEQPESHLIELLHESAFRDTLGRSLYAPEFMVGHYDVDQIADYVNNHYTAGRMALVGIGIEHDDLLHYAKHFNPTSGPGVPTAPAKFSGGNKRVETGGPVTLAAIATEAPSLNSKDLLALGVVQHLMGTGPYVKYSSGASSNKIVAAASQATNSPFAASCFSASYSDSGLFGFTVAGQPQDMDKVLKAAVKQFGQITKGNIDEKDIVRAKQQLKSALAMSLESSDVCLQDLALQAINLGEVQSLEALSKAIDAVSANDVLTVAKKVITGKPTMAAIGSLSNTPYLDQLL